A single genomic interval of Streptomyces sp. BA2 harbors:
- a CDS encoding sugar porter family MFS transporter has translation MLPVARGVHVTSTTKAPQPEGREARPDHLGHVIFITAAAAMGGFLFGYDSSVINGATVAIQHRFDVDANMLGWIIATALLGCALGAAIAGRIADRIGRIRCMQIAAVLFAASAVGSALPFAAWDLTMWRFIGGIGIGMASVIGPAYIAEVAPPAYRGRLASFQQAAIVIGIAVSQLVNYGILKLADDDQRGKLMGLEAWQLMLGVMVIPAVLYGVLSFVIPESPRFLISVGRDVEAKKVLGEVEGTKIDLDARVAEIHEGMRREHKSSFKDLLGKVGFLPIVWIGIGLSVFQQLVGINVIFYYSNQLWQSIGHDPSSSFLYSFETSIVNIVGTVIAMIFVDRIGRKPLALIGSAGMALALFTMAWAFSYRTGSGDNVSLPDAQGLTAIIAANLFVLFFALSWGVVVWVLLGEIFPNRIRAAALGVAASAQWLANFAITKTFPSMSEWSLTGSYIIYGGFAALSIPFVMKFVRETKGKTLEEMG, from the coding sequence ATGTTGCCGGTGGCCCGAGGAGTCCATGTGACCAGCACTACGAAGGCGCCGCAGCCCGAAGGCAGAGAGGCCAGGCCGGACCATCTCGGCCATGTCATCTTCATTACGGCGGCCGCCGCCATGGGCGGCTTCCTCTTCGGCTATGACAGCTCCGTGATCAACGGCGCGACCGTCGCCATCCAGCACCGGTTCGACGTCGACGCGAACATGCTCGGCTGGATCATCGCGACCGCGCTGCTCGGCTGTGCCCTCGGCGCAGCGATCGCCGGGCGCATCGCCGACCGCATCGGCCGCATCCGCTGTATGCAGATCGCCGCCGTCCTCTTCGCTGCGAGCGCCGTCGGATCCGCCCTGCCGTTCGCGGCGTGGGACCTGACGATGTGGCGTTTCATCGGCGGCATCGGCATCGGCATGGCCTCCGTCATCGGCCCGGCCTACATCGCCGAGGTCGCCCCGCCCGCGTACCGAGGCCGCCTCGCCTCCTTCCAGCAGGCCGCGATCGTCATCGGTATCGCCGTGTCGCAGCTGGTCAACTACGGCATCCTGAAGCTGGCGGACGACGACCAGCGCGGCAAGCTGATGGGCCTCGAAGCCTGGCAGCTGATGCTCGGCGTCATGGTCATCCCGGCCGTCCTGTACGGCGTGCTCTCCTTCGTCATCCCCGAGTCGCCGCGCTTCCTGATCTCGGTCGGCCGTGACGTCGAGGCGAAGAAGGTGCTCGGCGAGGTCGAGGGCACCAAGATCGACCTGGACGCGCGCGTCGCGGAGATCCACGAGGGCATGCGCCGCGAGCACAAGTCCTCCTTCAAGGACCTGCTCGGCAAGGTCGGCTTCCTGCCGATCGTCTGGATCGGCATCGGCCTCTCGGTGTTCCAGCAGCTCGTCGGCATCAACGTGATCTTCTACTACTCGAACCAGCTGTGGCAGTCGATCGGGCACGACCCGAGCAGCTCGTTCCTGTACTCGTTCGAGACGTCGATCGTGAACATCGTCGGCACGGTCATCGCGATGATCTTCGTCGACCGGATCGGCCGCAAGCCGCTGGCTCTGATCGGCTCCGCCGGTATGGCCCTGGCGCTGTTCACCATGGCCTGGGCGTTCTCGTACCGGACCGGCTCCGGCGACAACGTCTCGCTGCCGGACGCGCAGGGTCTGACCGCGATCATCGCCGCCAACCTCTTCGTGCTCTTCTTCGCCCTCTCCTGGGGCGTGGTGGTCTGGGTCCTGCTCGGCGAGATCTTCCCGAACCGGATCCGCGCCGCCGCCCTCGGTGTGGCCGCGTCCGCCCAGTGGCTCGCCAACTTCGCGATCACGAAGACGTTCCCGAGCATGTCCGAGTGGAGCCTGACCGGCTCGTACATCATCTACGGCGGCTTCGCGGCGCTCTCCATCCCCTTCGTCATGAAGTTCGTCAGAGAGACGAAGGGCAAGACCCTGGAGGAGATGGGCTAA
- a CDS encoding LLM class flavin-dependent oxidoreductase, whose product MPVTVVRFNLVDPDATPASLSERYKAALEMATYADDRGISTVQTEEHHGVGNNWLPSPFTFAGAVFGATRRIAVTVSAIIGPLHDPLRLAEDIAVLDLLSGGRLVTVAGIGYRPEEYEAFGVDWKRRGKLQDELLETLLRAWTGEPFEFRGRTARVTPRPFTQPHPMLLVGGSSQAAARRAARLGLPFFPSAHLPDLEAYYNERLAEYGTEGWTMMPAAETPLLHIADDPDRTWAEHGEHFLHEARTYASWQSKDIRSAVKSAATTVEELRAEGVYRVLTPDECVAYVRGGAANLVLHPLSGGMPVDEGWRSLHHFCENVLPRLKE is encoded by the coding sequence ATGCCCGTCACAGTCGTACGCTTCAACCTCGTCGATCCGGACGCGACACCCGCCTCGCTGAGCGAGCGCTACAAGGCCGCCCTGGAGATGGCCACGTACGCCGACGACCGGGGCATCTCCACCGTGCAGACCGAGGAACACCACGGCGTCGGCAACAACTGGCTGCCCTCGCCCTTCACTTTCGCCGGCGCGGTCTTCGGCGCCACCCGCCGCATCGCGGTCACGGTCTCCGCGATCATCGGCCCGCTGCACGATCCGCTGCGGCTCGCCGAGGACATCGCCGTACTCGACCTGCTCAGCGGCGGTCGCCTGGTCACCGTGGCGGGGATCGGCTACCGGCCCGAGGAGTACGAGGCGTTCGGCGTCGACTGGAAGCGGCGCGGCAAGCTCCAGGACGAGCTCCTTGAGACCCTGTTGCGGGCGTGGACGGGCGAGCCCTTCGAGTTCCGCGGCCGCACCGCGCGCGTCACCCCGCGCCCGTTCACCCAGCCGCATCCGATGCTCCTGGTCGGCGGCTCCTCGCAGGCGGCGGCCCGCCGCGCGGCCCGGCTCGGCCTGCCGTTCTTCCCCAGCGCCCATCTGCCGGACCTTGAGGCGTACTACAACGAACGCCTCGCGGAGTACGGCACCGAGGGCTGGACGATGATGCCCGCCGCCGAGACCCCGCTCCTGCACATTGCGGACGACCCGGACCGCACCTGGGCGGAGCACGGCGAGCACTTCCTGCACGAGGCGCGCACCTACGCCTCCTGGCAGTCCAAGGACATCCGCTCGGCGGTGAAGTCCGCCGCCACCACGGTCGAGGAGCTGCGCGCCGAGGGCGTCTACCGCGTCCTCACGCCCGACGAGTGCGTGGCGTACGTGCGGGGCGGCGCCGCAAATCTCGTACTGCATCCGCTCTCCGGAGGGATGCCGGTCGACGAGGGATGGCGCAGCCTGCACCACTTCTGCGAAAACGTACTGCCCCGGCTCAAGGAATAG
- a CDS encoding purine-cytosine permease family protein, whose amino-acid sequence MSTTAETEGALETRGLEPVPDSERTGRTRELFPTWVAANISVLLLTMGAGLIVTNGLNFWQALVVALVSPVLSYGMVGLISISGKRGGSPGMTLSRAVFGQRGNLFPGSLIWVARWGWETINAVTGAYAIITVLDICFGVKSSKWLTVVTLVAFVAGTFVISGLGRKVLHICNTWATYLFGAFSVLVLVYLVANTPWSDVFSQSAGSTAAMVAGVGVIAAGGISWVPTGPDFTRYLPRKASNKALVGNAVGGAGIVVVPMVLMGAVMAVSTPSLSEASDPVSFLGQLLPTWIAVPYLLMALIGMLLINSMSMYSAGFTAMTLGIKVPRTWAVSINALISLIFGYLLMNVATSFIGSFISFLTLLAVAFSAWIGVFGIDMLRRKTYDGEALMDTKRTSAYWYKAGFAWQAMTAWAIALVVGLLFTKVDWFSGPLATSWVGRNGLGWLATILIAAVLYAVLPRTPAVEAPQGKGEGRGEGESELVSA is encoded by the coding sequence ATGAGCACCACCGCCGAAACCGAAGGCGCCCTGGAGACACGCGGCCTCGAGCCCGTCCCCGACTCCGAGCGCACCGGCCGCACCCGCGAGCTGTTCCCCACCTGGGTGGCGGCCAACATCAGCGTCCTGCTGCTCACCATGGGCGCCGGTCTCATCGTCACCAACGGCCTCAACTTCTGGCAGGCCCTGGTCGTCGCCCTCGTCTCACCGGTCCTGAGTTACGGCATGGTCGGACTGATCTCCATCTCGGGCAAGCGCGGCGGCTCCCCCGGCATGACGCTCTCGCGCGCCGTCTTCGGCCAGCGCGGCAACCTCTTCCCGGGTTCGCTGATCTGGGTCGCCCGCTGGGGCTGGGAGACGATCAACGCGGTGACGGGCGCGTACGCGATCATCACCGTCCTGGACATCTGCTTCGGCGTGAAGTCCAGCAAGTGGCTGACAGTCGTGACGCTGGTCGCCTTCGTCGCCGGTACGTTCGTCATCAGCGGCCTGGGCCGCAAGGTCCTGCACATCTGCAACACCTGGGCGACGTACCTCTTCGGCGCGTTCAGCGTCCTCGTCCTGGTCTATCTGGTGGCCAACACCCCCTGGTCGGACGTCTTCTCGCAGTCCGCGGGCTCCACCGCGGCGATGGTCGCGGGCGTCGGCGTGATCGCCGCGGGCGGCATCAGCTGGGTCCCCACCGGCCCGGACTTCACCCGCTACCTCCCGCGCAAGGCCTCGAACAAGGCCCTGGTGGGCAACGCCGTCGGCGGCGCCGGCATCGTCGTCGTACCGATGGTCCTGATGGGCGCGGTCATGGCGGTCAGCACGCCGAGCCTGTCGGAGGCCTCGGACCCGGTCTCCTTCCTCGGCCAGCTCCTGCCGACGTGGATCGCCGTGCCCTACCTGCTGATGGCCCTGATCGGCATGCTCCTGATCAACTCCATGTCGATGTACTCCGCGGGCTTCACCGCCATGACGCTCGGCATCAAGGTCCCGCGCACGTGGGCCGTTTCCATCAACGCCCTCATCAGCCTGATCTTCGGCTACCTCCTGATGAACGTGGCCACCAGCTTCATCGGCTCGTTCATCTCCTTCCTGACCCTGCTCGCAGTCGCCTTCTCCGCCTGGATCGGCGTCTTCGGCATCGACATGCTGCGCAGGAAGACGTACGACGGCGAAGCGCTGATGGACACCAAGCGCACCAGCGCCTACTGGTACAAGGCGGGCTTCGCCTGGCAGGCCATGACGGCGTGGGCGATCGCCCTGGTGGTCGGGCTGCTCTTCACGAAGGTCGACTGGTTCAGCGGCCCGCTCGCCACCTCCTGGGTCGGCCGCAACGGCCTGGGCTGGCTGGCCACGATCCTCATCGCGGCCGTGCTGTACGCGGTGCTTCCGAGGACCCCGGCCGTCGAGGCCCCGCAGGGCAAGGGCGAGGGCCGGGGCGAGGGCGAGAGCGAGCTGGTCTCGGCCTGA
- the ftsY gene encoding signal recognition particle-docking protein FtsY yields MEIVILAVVIAVVVIGALGGLVIGSRKKKQLPPQAPSSTPTITAPPAEPHVGDEAETPRDEPRRTIEEVELPGAGAEAPVVTEEAPEAAPEIETPEPTAGRLVRLRSRLSRSQNALGKGLLTLLSREHLDEDTWEEIEDTLLTADVGVAPTQELVERLRERVRVLGTRTPDDLRNLLREELITLLGPDFDRTVKTESGLETPGIVMVVGVNGTGKTTTTGKLARVLVADGRSVVLGAADTFRAAAADQLQTWGERVGARTVRGPEGGDPASIAFDAVKEGIAEGADVVLIDTAGRLHTKTGLMDELGKVKRVVEKHAPLDEVLLVLDATTGQNGLVQARVFAEVVDITGIVLTKLDGTAKGGIVVAVQRELGVPVKLVGLGEGADDLAPFEPEAFVDALIGE; encoded by the coding sequence ATGGAAATCGTCATCCTTGCTGTAGTCATCGCCGTGGTCGTGATCGGCGCGCTCGGCGGGCTCGTGATCGGCAGCCGCAAGAAGAAGCAGCTGCCGCCGCAGGCCCCGTCGTCCACGCCCACCATCACCGCCCCTCCGGCCGAGCCGCATGTCGGCGACGAGGCCGAGACGCCGCGCGACGAACCGCGCCGCACGATCGAGGAGGTGGAACTCCCGGGCGCCGGAGCCGAGGCGCCGGTCGTCACCGAAGAGGCTCCCGAAGCCGCTCCGGAGATCGAGACCCCGGAGCCCACGGCAGGTCGCCTGGTCCGTCTGCGCTCGCGGCTCTCCCGCTCGCAGAACGCGCTCGGCAAGGGGCTGCTCACGCTCCTCTCCCGCGAGCACCTGGACGAGGACACGTGGGAGGAGATCGAGGACACGCTCCTCACCGCCGATGTCGGCGTCGCCCCCACCCAGGAACTGGTCGAGCGGCTGCGCGAGCGTGTCCGCGTGCTCGGCACCCGTACCCCGGACGACCTGCGCAACCTGCTGCGCGAGGAACTCATCACCCTGCTCGGCCCGGACTTCGACCGCACGGTCAAGACCGAGTCGGGCCTGGAGACCCCCGGCATCGTGATGGTCGTCGGCGTGAACGGCACCGGCAAGACCACCACCACCGGCAAGCTCGCCCGCGTCCTGGTCGCCGACGGCCGCTCCGTGGTCCTCGGCGCCGCCGACACGTTCCGCGCGGCCGCCGCCGACCAGCTGCAGACCTGGGGCGAGCGCGTCGGCGCGCGCACGGTCCGCGGCCCCGAGGGCGGCGACCCGGCGTCGATCGCCTTCGACGCGGTCAAGGAAGGCATCGCGGAGGGCGCCGACGTCGTCCTCATCGACACCGCGGGGCGGCTGCACACCAAGACCGGCCTGATGGACGAGCTCGGCAAGGTCAAGCGCGTCGTCGAGAAGCACGCGCCGCTGGACGAGGTGCTGCTCGTCCTGGACGCCACCACCGGGCAGAACGGCCTGGTGCAGGCGCGGGTCTTCGCCGAGGTCGTCGACATCACCGGCATCGTCCTGACGAAGCTGGACGGCACCGCCAAGGGCGGAATCGTTGTCGCCGTTCAGCGGGAGTTGGGTGTGCCGGTGAAGTTGGTGGGTCTTGGCGAGGGCGCGGACGACCTGGCGCCGTTCGAGCCCGAGGCGTTCGTGGACGCGTTGATCGGCGAGTAG
- a CDS encoding bifunctional DNA primase/polymerase, whose translation MGFTIGGIRGTDKPRTGSRRRGRTSDCIAVAEYTGLWGWAAVPGARALDGRCSCGAADCTAPGAHPLEFAPEVPAGATLDEVTEAWAQLPGAAVLLPVGRAFDVIEVAEAAGRRALVRLERMGLPLGPVAATPQGRAHFFVAPGAAAELPQLLYRMGWDDAGIDLHGLGPGTHITAPPSDRGGLGPVRWLRPPDLDSATHPPQARLLLGTLAYVAHRSPA comes from the coding sequence ATGGGCTTCACGATCGGCGGCATCCGGGGGACCGACAAGCCTCGCACCGGTTCACGGCGGCGCGGCCGCACGTCGGACTGCATCGCGGTGGCGGAGTACACCGGACTGTGGGGATGGGCCGCGGTCCCCGGCGCACGCGCCCTGGACGGCCGCTGCTCCTGCGGCGCGGCCGACTGCACGGCCCCCGGCGCCCACCCCCTGGAGTTCGCTCCCGAGGTCCCCGCCGGGGCGACGCTCGACGAAGTGACCGAGGCCTGGGCGCAGCTCCCGGGCGCCGCCGTACTGCTGCCCGTGGGGCGCGCCTTCGACGTCATCGAGGTGGCAGAGGCAGCCGGCCGCAGGGCCCTGGTCCGCCTGGAGCGCATGGGCCTGCCGCTCGGCCCGGTGGCCGCCACCCCGCAGGGCCGGGCGCACTTCTTCGTCGCCCCCGGCGCCGCCGCCGAACTCCCCCAGCTGCTCTACCGCATGGGCTGGGACGACGCCGGCATCGACCTGCACGGCCTGGGACCCGGCACGCACATCACGGCCCCGCCGTCCGACCGCGGGGGCCTCGGCCCGGTCCGCTGGCTGCGGCCCCCGGACCTGGACTCGGCGACGCATCCCCCGCAGGCGCGGCTGCTGCTCGGGACCCTGGCGTACGTGGCGCACCGCTCACCCGCGTAG
- the nsdA gene encoding transcriptional repressor NsdA yields the protein MGGNGGSGANAEKRPNELLNSWFVRSGWSKGELARQVNRRARQLGAHHISTDTSRVRRWLDGENPREPIPRILSELFSERFGCVVAVEDLGLRAAHQAPSVSGVDLPWTGPQTVALISEFSRSDLMLARRGFLGTSLALSAGPALIEPMQRWLVPGPVSPVGDPEPPTPSRRPGRLSKPELDLLESTTVMFRQWDAQCGGGLRRKAVVGQLHEVTDLLQEPQPEATSKRLFKVAGELAELAGWMSYDVGLQPTAQKYFVLALHAAKEAGEKPLGSYILSSMSRQMIHLGRPDDALELIHLAQYGSRDCASPRTQAMLYAMEARAYASMGQPGKCKRAVRMAEDTFADAADFDEPEPDWIRFFSEAELNGENAHSFRDLAYVAGRSPTYASLAEPVMERAVDLFGKDSEHQRSYALNLIGMATVHLLQREPEQSTVLAGEALTIAKKVRSERVNTRLRTTVDTAVRDFGDIAEVVQLTDRLAVDMPESAEAV from the coding sequence GTGGGCGGCAATGGCGGAAGTGGTGCGAACGCTGAGAAGCGCCCCAACGAACTGCTCAATTCCTGGTTCGTGCGCAGCGGCTGGTCGAAGGGTGAGCTGGCGCGTCAAGTGAACCGCAGGGCACGGCAGTTGGGTGCGCATCACATCTCCACCGACACCTCGCGCGTGCGGCGCTGGCTGGACGGCGAGAACCCCCGCGAGCCCATCCCGCGCATCCTCTCCGAGCTGTTCTCCGAGCGGTTCGGCTGTGTCGTCGCGGTCGAGGACCTCGGTCTTCGCGCCGCGCACCAGGCGCCCTCCGTCTCGGGCGTCGACCTGCCCTGGACCGGGCCCCAGACCGTCGCGCTCATCAGCGAGTTCTCGCGCAGCGACCTGATGCTGGCCCGGCGCGGCTTCCTCGGCACCTCGCTCGCGCTCTCGGCCGGCCCCGCCCTCATCGAGCCCATGCAGCGCTGGCTGGTCCCCGGCCCGGTGTCCCCCGTCGGCGACCCGGAGCCGCCCACGCCGTCCCGCAGGCCCGGCCGGCTCTCCAAACCGGAGCTGGACCTCCTGGAGTCCACGACCGTGATGTTCCGGCAGTGGGACGCGCAGTGCGGGGGAGGCCTGCGGCGCAAGGCGGTCGTCGGCCAACTGCACGAGGTGACGGACCTGTTGCAGGAGCCCCAGCCGGAGGCCACGTCCAAGCGGCTCTTCAAGGTCGCGGGCGAGCTGGCCGAGCTGGCCGGCTGGATGAGCTACGACGTAGGCCTCCAGCCCACCGCCCAGAAGTACTTCGTCCTGGCCCTGCACGCCGCGAAGGAAGCCGGCGAGAAGCCGCTGGGTTCGTACATCCTCTCCAGCATGAGCCGCCAGATGATCCACCTCGGGCGGCCCGACGACGCGCTCGAACTGATCCACCTCGCGCAGTACGGAAGCCGTGACTGCGCGAGCCCGCGCACCCAGGCCATGCTGTATGCGATGGAGGCCCGTGCCTACGCCAGCATGGGCCAGCCCGGCAAGTGCAAGCGGGCCGTGCGCATGGCCGAGGACACCTTCGCCGACGCCGCCGACTTCGACGAGCCCGAGCCCGACTGGATCCGCTTCTTCTCCGAGGCCGAGCTGAACGGCGAGAACGCTCACTCGTTCCGCGACCTGGCCTATGTGGCGGGCCGCAGCCCCACGTACGCCTCGCTCGCCGAGCCCGTCATGGAGCGCGCCGTCGACCTCTTCGGCAAGGACTCCGAGCACCAGCGTTCGTACGCACTGAACCTCATCGGCATGGCCACGGTCCACCTGCTCCAGCGCGAGCCCGAGCAGAGCACGGTGCTCGCGGGCGAGGCCCTCACCATCGCCAAGAAGGTCCGCTCCGAGCGGGTCAACACCCGCCTCCGCACGACCGTGGACACCGCCGTGCGGGACTTCGGCGACATCGCCGAGGTCGTGCAGCTCACCGACCGGCTCGCCGTCGACATGCCGGAATCCGCGGAGGCGGTCTGA
- a CDS encoding ammonium transporter, translating to MPPGITIAADAPQLSAANTGFMLICSALVMLMTPGLAFFYGGMVRVKSTLNMLMMSFISLGIVTILWVLYGFSIAFGTDHGSLFGWSSDYVGLSGIGLNELWDGYTIPVYVFAVFQLMFAIITPALISGALADRVKFTAWALFVALWATVVYFPVAHWVWGAGGWAFELGVIDFAGGTAVHINAGAAALGVILVIGKRVGFKKDPMRPHSLPLVMLGAALLWFGWFGFNAGSWLGNDDGVGAMMFLNTQVATAAAMLAWLAYEKIRHGAFTTLGAASGAVAGLVAITPSGGSCSPLGAIAIGAIAGLLCAMAVGLKFKFGYDDSLDVVGVHLVGGVVGSLLVGFFATGGVQSDAKGLFYGGGLEQLGKQAAGVGAVLAYSMIASAVLAFLVDKTIGMRVSEDEEVAGIDQVQHAETAYDFSGAGGGTAPRTAASVPGPPAQDAGKAASEKNKRVDA from the coding sequence ATGCCCCCAGGCATCACGATCGCCGCAGACGCCCCGCAGCTGTCTGCCGCCAACACAGGGTTCATGCTCATCTGTTCCGCCCTGGTGATGCTCATGACGCCGGGACTCGCCTTCTTCTACGGAGGCATGGTCCGCGTCAAGAGCACGCTGAACATGCTGATGATGAGCTTCATCAGTCTGGGGATCGTCACCATCCTCTGGGTGCTGTACGGCTTCTCCATCGCGTTCGGCACCGACCACGGCAGCCTCTTCGGCTGGTCGTCCGACTACGTCGGGCTGAGCGGCATAGGGCTCAACGAGCTGTGGGACGGCTACACCATCCCGGTCTACGTCTTCGCGGTCTTCCAGCTGATGTTCGCGATCATCACGCCCGCGCTGATCAGCGGTGCGCTCGCCGACCGCGTGAAGTTCACCGCCTGGGCGCTGTTCGTCGCGCTCTGGGCCACAGTCGTCTACTTCCCGGTCGCGCACTGGGTGTGGGGCGCCGGCGGCTGGGCCTTCGAGCTCGGCGTCATCGACTTCGCCGGTGGTACGGCCGTGCACATCAACGCCGGTGCCGCCGCGCTCGGCGTGATCCTGGTCATCGGCAAGCGCGTCGGCTTCAAGAAGGACCCGATGCGGCCGCACAGCCTGCCGCTGGTCATGCTCGGCGCCGCACTCCTGTGGTTCGGCTGGTTCGGCTTCAACGCCGGATCGTGGCTGGGCAACGACGACGGCGTCGGCGCGATGATGTTCCTGAACACGCAGGTCGCCACCGCCGCGGCCATGCTGGCCTGGCTCGCCTACGAGAAGATCCGGCACGGCGCGTTCACCACGCTCGGCGCCGCATCCGGTGCCGTGGCCGGCCTCGTCGCGATCACCCCGTCCGGCGGCTCCTGCTCGCCGCTCGGCGCGATCGCCATCGGAGCCATCGCCGGCCTGCTCTGCGCCATGGCTGTCGGCCTCAAGTTCAAGTTCGGCTACGACGACTCCCTCGACGTCGTCGGTGTCCACCTCGTCGGCGGTGTCGTGGGCTCGCTGCTCGTCGGCTTCTTCGCCACCGGTGGCGTCCAGTCCGACGCCAAGGGCCTCTTCTACGGCGGCGGCCTCGAACAGCTGGGCAAGCAGGCCGCCGGTGTCGGCGCCGTCCTCGCGTACTCCATGATCGCCTCCGCGGTCCTCGCCTTCCTGGTGGACAAGACCATCGGGATGCGGGTCAGCGAGGACGAGGAGGTCGCGGGCATCGACCAGGTGCAGCACGCCGAGACCGCGTACGACTTCAGTGGCGCGGGCGGTGGCACGGCGCCCCGTACCGCCGCCTCCGTGCCCGGCCCGCCGGCTCAGGACGCCGGTAAGGCTGCGAGCGAGAAGAACAAAAGGGTGGACGCATGA
- a CDS encoding P-II family nitrogen regulator, with protein MKLITAVVKPHRLDEIKEALQAFGVQGLTVTEASGYGRQRGHTEVYRGAEYTVDLVPKIRIEVLVEDDDAEQLVDVVVKAARTGKIGDGKVWSVPVDTAVRVRTGERGPDAL; from the coding sequence ATGAAGCTCATCACCGCGGTCGTAAAGCCGCACCGGCTCGACGAGATCAAGGAGGCCCTCCAGGCCTTCGGCGTCCAGGGCCTGACCGTCACCGAGGCCAGCGGCTACGGCCGCCAGCGCGGTCACACCGAGGTCTACCGTGGCGCGGAGTACACCGTCGACCTCGTGCCGAAGATCCGGATCGAGGTCCTGGTCGAGGACGACGACGCCGAACAGCTCGTGGATGTCGTGGTCAAGGCCGCCCGAACCGGCAAGATCGGGGACGGCAAGGTCTGGAGCGTCCCGGTCGACACCGCGGTCCGGGTGCGGACCGGCGAACGCGGGCCGGATGCGCTGTGA